A stretch of Capricornis sumatraensis isolate serow.1 chromosome 10, serow.2, whole genome shotgun sequence DNA encodes these proteins:
- the PLCD1 gene encoding 1-phosphatidylinositol 4,5-bisphosphate phosphodiesterase delta-1 isoform X1, producing MQCFGVRRPSRRLSRSRELYLQEQSLKVAALNGQRLGLQDDKDLQALLKGGQLLKVKSSSWRRERFYKLQEDCKTIWQESRKVMRTPESQLFSIEDIQEVRMGHRTEGLEKFARDVPENRCFSIVFKDQRSTLDLIAPSPADAQHWVQGLGKIIHHSGSMDQRQKLRHWIHSCLRKADKNKDNKMSFKELQNFLKELNIQVDDSYARKIFKECDHSQTDSLEDEEIETFYKILTQRKEIDRTFEEATGSKETLSVDQLVTFLQHQQREEAAGPALALSLIERYEPSETAKAQRQMTKDGFLMYLLSADGSAFDLGHRRVYQDMDQPLSHYLVSSSHNTYLLEDQLTGPSSTEAYIRALCKGCRCLELDCWDGPNQEPIIYHGYTFTSKILFCDVVRAIRDYAFKASPYPVILSLENHCSLEQQRVMARHLRALLGPMLLDRPLDGVVTSLPSPEQLRGKILLKGKKLGGLFPPGGEGGPEATVVSDEDEAAEMEDEAVRSQVQHKSKEDKLRLAKELSDMVIYCKSVHFRGFPNPGTSGQAFYEMSSFSENRALRLLQESGNSFVRHNVDHLSRIYPAGWRTDSSNYSPVEMWNGGCQIVALNFQTPGSEMDVYQGRFLDNGACGYVLKPAFLRDPNSTFNSRALAQGPWWTPKRLNVRVISGQQLPKVNKNKNSIVDPKVTVEIHGVSRDMASRQTAVVTNNGFNPWWDTEFEFEVAVPELALVRFVVEDYDASSKNDFIGQSTIPLKSLKQGYRHIHLLSKNGDQHPSATLFVKVALRD from the exons ATGCAGTGCTTTGGGGTCCGGAGGCCGAGCCGGAGACTGAGCCGCTCCAGAGAGCTCTACTTGCAGGAACAGAGCCTCAAGGTGGCAGCGCTCAATGGGCAGAGGCTGG GCCTACAGGATGACAAGGACCTACAGGCACTGCTGAAGGGCGGCCAGCTCTTGAAGGTGAAGTCCAGCTCATGGCGGAGAGAACGCTTCTACAAGCTGCAAGAGGACTGCAAGACCATCTGGCAGGAGTCCCGCAAGGTCATGAGGACCCCGGAATCCCAGCTGT TCTCCATCGAGGACATCCAGGAGGTGCGGATGGGGCACCGCACAGAGGGCCTGGAGAAGTTTGCTCGGGATGTGCCTGAGAACCGCTGCTTCTCCATCGTCTTCAAGGACCAGCGCAGTACTCTAGACCTCATTGCCCCATCACCAGCAGATGCCCAGCACTGGGTGCAGGGCCTGGGCAAGATTATCCACCACTCGGGCTCCATGGACCAGCGGCAGAAGCTGCGACA CTGGATTCATTCCTGCTTGCGAAAAGCTGACAAAAACAAGGACAACAAGATGAGCTTCAAAGAGCTACAAAACTTTCTGAAGGAGCTCAACATCCAGGTGGACGACAGCTATGCCCGAAAGATCTTCAAG GAATGTGACCACTCTCAGACAGACTCGCTGGAGGATGAGGAGATCGAGACCTTCTACAAGATACTGACCCAGAGGAAGGAGATCGACCGCACCTTCGAGGAGGCCACGGGCTCCAAGGAGACCCTGTCGGTCGATCAGTTGGTGACCTTCTTGCAGCACCAGCAGCGGGAGGAGGCGGCGGGGCCTGCACTGGCTCTCTCCCTCATTGAGCGCTACGAACCCAGCGAGACGG CCAAGGCGCAGCGTCAGATGACCAAGGACGGCTTTCTCATGTACCTGCTCTCGGCTGACGGCAGCGCCTTCGACCTGGGGCACCGGCGCGTCTACCAGGACATGGACCAGCCGCTCAGCCACTATCTGGTGTCGTCCTCGCACAACACCTACCTGCTGGAAGACCAGCTCACCGGTCCCAGCAGCACAGAAGCCTACATCCG GGCGCTGTGCAAAGGCTGCCGCTGCCTGGAGCTCGACTGCTGGGATGGGCCCAACCAGGAGCCGATCATCTATCATGGCTACACCTTCACCTCCAAGATCCTCTTCTGCGACGTGGTCAGGGCCATCCGGGACTACGCCTTCAAG GCATCCCCCTACCCCGTCATCCTGTCCTTGGAGAACCACTGCAGCCTGGAGCAGCAGCGCGTGATGGCACGACACCTGCGCGCCCTCCTGGGGCCCATGCTATTGGATCGGCCATTGGATGGGGTCGTCACCAGCCTGCCTTCCCCTGAG CAACTGAGGGGGAAGATCTTGCTAAAGGGGAAGAAGCTTGGTGGGCTCTTCCCGCCTGGAGGAGAAGGTGGCCCAGAGGCCACTGTGGTGTCAGACGAGGATGAGGCTGCTGAGATGGAGGACGAGGCGGTGAGGAGCCAAGTGCAGCACAAGTCCAAG GAGGACAAGCTCAGACTAGCGAAGGAACTTTCTGACATGGTCATTTACTGCAAGAGCGTCCACTTTCGGGGCTTCCCCAACCCTGGCACCTCTGGGCAGGCTTTCTATGAGATGTCATCCTTCTCTGAGAACCGCGCCCTCCGACTGCTCCAAGAATCAG GAAACAGCTTTGTCCGCCACAACGTGGATCACCTGAGCAGGATCTACCCCGCTGGGTGGAGAACAGACTCCTCAAACTACAGCCCCGTGGAGATGTGGAATGGGGGCTGCCAAATCG TGGCCCTGAACTTCcagactcctgggtcagagatGGATGTATACCAGGGCCGCTTCCTGGACAATGGGGCCTGTGGGTATGTGCTGAAGCCTGCCTTCCTGCGAGACCCTAACTCCACCTTCAATTCCCGTGCCCTGGCCCAGGGCCCCTGGTGGACTCCAAAACGACTCAATGTCAGG GTCATCTCAGGGCAGCAGCTGCCAAAAGTCAACAAGAATAAGAATTCAATCGTGGACCCCAAGGTGACAGTGGAGATCCATGGCGTGAGCCGGGACATGGCCAGCCGCCAGACCGCTGTGGTCACCAATAATG GTTTCAACCCATGGTGGGACACGGAGTTTGAGTTTGAGGTGGCTGTGCCTGAGCTTGCCCTCGTGCGCTTTGTGGTGGAGGACTACGATGCCTCCTCCAAGAACGACTTCATTGGCCAGAGCACCATCCCCTTGAAAAGCCTCAAGCAGG GATACCGCCACATCCACCTCCTCTCCAAGAACGGAGACCAGCACCCGTCTGCCACCCTCTTTGTGAAGGTGGCCCTCCGGGACTAG
- the PLCD1 gene encoding 1-phosphatidylinositol 4,5-bisphosphate phosphodiesterase delta-1 isoform X2, with amino-acid sequence MDSGRDFLTLHGLQDDKDLQALLKGGQLLKVKSSSWRRERFYKLQEDCKTIWQESRKVMRTPESQLFSIEDIQEVRMGHRTEGLEKFARDVPENRCFSIVFKDQRSTLDLIAPSPADAQHWVQGLGKIIHHSGSMDQRQKLRHWIHSCLRKADKNKDNKMSFKELQNFLKELNIQVDDSYARKIFKECDHSQTDSLEDEEIETFYKILTQRKEIDRTFEEATGSKETLSVDQLVTFLQHQQREEAAGPALALSLIERYEPSETAKAQRQMTKDGFLMYLLSADGSAFDLGHRRVYQDMDQPLSHYLVSSSHNTYLLEDQLTGPSSTEAYIRALCKGCRCLELDCWDGPNQEPIIYHGYTFTSKILFCDVVRAIRDYAFKASPYPVILSLENHCSLEQQRVMARHLRALLGPMLLDRPLDGVVTSLPSPEQLRGKILLKGKKLGGLFPPGGEGGPEATVVSDEDEAAEMEDEAVRSQVQHKSKEDKLRLAKELSDMVIYCKSVHFRGFPNPGTSGQAFYEMSSFSENRALRLLQESGNSFVRHNVDHLSRIYPAGWRTDSSNYSPVEMWNGGCQIVALNFQTPGSEMDVYQGRFLDNGACGYVLKPAFLRDPNSTFNSRALAQGPWWTPKRLNVRVISGQQLPKVNKNKNSIVDPKVTVEIHGVSRDMASRQTAVVTNNGFNPWWDTEFEFEVAVPELALVRFVVEDYDASSKNDFIGQSTIPLKSLKQGYRHIHLLSKNGDQHPSATLFVKVALRD; translated from the exons ATGGACTCGGGCCGGGACTTCCTGACCCTGCACG GCCTACAGGATGACAAGGACCTACAGGCACTGCTGAAGGGCGGCCAGCTCTTGAAGGTGAAGTCCAGCTCATGGCGGAGAGAACGCTTCTACAAGCTGCAAGAGGACTGCAAGACCATCTGGCAGGAGTCCCGCAAGGTCATGAGGACCCCGGAATCCCAGCTGT TCTCCATCGAGGACATCCAGGAGGTGCGGATGGGGCACCGCACAGAGGGCCTGGAGAAGTTTGCTCGGGATGTGCCTGAGAACCGCTGCTTCTCCATCGTCTTCAAGGACCAGCGCAGTACTCTAGACCTCATTGCCCCATCACCAGCAGATGCCCAGCACTGGGTGCAGGGCCTGGGCAAGATTATCCACCACTCGGGCTCCATGGACCAGCGGCAGAAGCTGCGACA CTGGATTCATTCCTGCTTGCGAAAAGCTGACAAAAACAAGGACAACAAGATGAGCTTCAAAGAGCTACAAAACTTTCTGAAGGAGCTCAACATCCAGGTGGACGACAGCTATGCCCGAAAGATCTTCAAG GAATGTGACCACTCTCAGACAGACTCGCTGGAGGATGAGGAGATCGAGACCTTCTACAAGATACTGACCCAGAGGAAGGAGATCGACCGCACCTTCGAGGAGGCCACGGGCTCCAAGGAGACCCTGTCGGTCGATCAGTTGGTGACCTTCTTGCAGCACCAGCAGCGGGAGGAGGCGGCGGGGCCTGCACTGGCTCTCTCCCTCATTGAGCGCTACGAACCCAGCGAGACGG CCAAGGCGCAGCGTCAGATGACCAAGGACGGCTTTCTCATGTACCTGCTCTCGGCTGACGGCAGCGCCTTCGACCTGGGGCACCGGCGCGTCTACCAGGACATGGACCAGCCGCTCAGCCACTATCTGGTGTCGTCCTCGCACAACACCTACCTGCTGGAAGACCAGCTCACCGGTCCCAGCAGCACAGAAGCCTACATCCG GGCGCTGTGCAAAGGCTGCCGCTGCCTGGAGCTCGACTGCTGGGATGGGCCCAACCAGGAGCCGATCATCTATCATGGCTACACCTTCACCTCCAAGATCCTCTTCTGCGACGTGGTCAGGGCCATCCGGGACTACGCCTTCAAG GCATCCCCCTACCCCGTCATCCTGTCCTTGGAGAACCACTGCAGCCTGGAGCAGCAGCGCGTGATGGCACGACACCTGCGCGCCCTCCTGGGGCCCATGCTATTGGATCGGCCATTGGATGGGGTCGTCACCAGCCTGCCTTCCCCTGAG CAACTGAGGGGGAAGATCTTGCTAAAGGGGAAGAAGCTTGGTGGGCTCTTCCCGCCTGGAGGAGAAGGTGGCCCAGAGGCCACTGTGGTGTCAGACGAGGATGAGGCTGCTGAGATGGAGGACGAGGCGGTGAGGAGCCAAGTGCAGCACAAGTCCAAG GAGGACAAGCTCAGACTAGCGAAGGAACTTTCTGACATGGTCATTTACTGCAAGAGCGTCCACTTTCGGGGCTTCCCCAACCCTGGCACCTCTGGGCAGGCTTTCTATGAGATGTCATCCTTCTCTGAGAACCGCGCCCTCCGACTGCTCCAAGAATCAG GAAACAGCTTTGTCCGCCACAACGTGGATCACCTGAGCAGGATCTACCCCGCTGGGTGGAGAACAGACTCCTCAAACTACAGCCCCGTGGAGATGTGGAATGGGGGCTGCCAAATCG TGGCCCTGAACTTCcagactcctgggtcagagatGGATGTATACCAGGGCCGCTTCCTGGACAATGGGGCCTGTGGGTATGTGCTGAAGCCTGCCTTCCTGCGAGACCCTAACTCCACCTTCAATTCCCGTGCCCTGGCCCAGGGCCCCTGGTGGACTCCAAAACGACTCAATGTCAGG GTCATCTCAGGGCAGCAGCTGCCAAAAGTCAACAAGAATAAGAATTCAATCGTGGACCCCAAGGTGACAGTGGAGATCCATGGCGTGAGCCGGGACATGGCCAGCCGCCAGACCGCTGTGGTCACCAATAATG GTTTCAACCCATGGTGGGACACGGAGTTTGAGTTTGAGGTGGCTGTGCCTGAGCTTGCCCTCGTGCGCTTTGTGGTGGAGGACTACGATGCCTCCTCCAAGAACGACTTCATTGGCCAGAGCACCATCCCCTTGAAAAGCCTCAAGCAGG GATACCGCCACATCCACCTCCTCTCCAAGAACGGAGACCAGCACCCGTCTGCCACCCTCTTTGTGAAGGTGGCCCTCCGGGACTAG